From the genome of Haloterrigena sp. KLK7, one region includes:
- a CDS encoding carbon starvation CstA family protein — protein MTQVIWIIAAVLVTFTAGYVGYSRYLTQFVELDEEAETPAHKYEDGQEYVPSKKPVLLGHHYSSIAGGAPIVGPITAGAIWGWVPALLWIAIGNPLMGAVHDFVSLSGSLRHEGKSIGYMIGEYVGEGGKNMLLWFAFLTIMLVVAVFALVVGIVFNAYPQVVTASLLYIGLALVFGVYLYQFNGPFIPGTILFVAGVFAAVWVGLQYPLALFAGDYPAGTIVLFGGAGDWVPGAAALGGNTAGWIPIVMVYAAVASALPVWVLLQPRDYLSSFLLYTGVGGAVVAIVVGTFLGTSSSPLVIDSSIGAFEGFWGVEAAGLAPLFPLLFITIACGTISGFHSLVSSGTTAKQLDNETDARLIGYGGMLGEGLLAAVALSTLAVAGFADPAGGIGAALPNFAEGGGIILTSLGVSETVGAVFMALVLCSFLLTSTDTAVRLGRYMMEEIVGTPAGRTDTGLNMDPRSIARGRYTNPIVQIVPAYLLVVSGQWVVLWQLFGGANQLLAALALLTATVWLANWDDNKQLVSTGVPMAIMVTITVLGLSILVFYENLYLNLIQGGAGTFGEQISAGVQMVLGLVLIGLALALVKLGYENIRSVRSGPERPAAEPGDD, from the coding sequence ATGACTCAAGTAATCTGGATCATCGCGGCAGTACTGGTGACGTTCACCGCCGGCTACGTGGGATACTCGCGGTATCTCACGCAGTTCGTCGAACTCGACGAAGAGGCGGAGACGCCGGCGCACAAGTACGAAGACGGGCAGGAGTACGTGCCGTCGAAGAAACCGGTCCTGTTGGGGCATCACTACTCGAGTATCGCGGGCGGTGCCCCGATCGTCGGACCGATCACGGCCGGTGCCATCTGGGGGTGGGTTCCCGCGTTGCTGTGGATCGCCATCGGGAATCCCCTGATGGGGGCCGTCCACGACTTCGTCTCGCTGTCGGGCAGTCTCCGCCACGAGGGGAAGTCGATCGGCTACATGATCGGGGAGTACGTGGGAGAGGGCGGCAAAAACATGCTGTTGTGGTTCGCGTTCCTGACGATCATGCTCGTCGTGGCAGTGTTCGCGCTGGTCGTCGGGATCGTCTTCAACGCGTATCCACAGGTGGTAACGGCGTCGCTACTCTACATCGGGCTCGCACTGGTGTTCGGCGTCTACCTGTACCAGTTCAACGGTCCGTTCATCCCCGGGACGATTCTGTTCGTCGCGGGCGTCTTCGCGGCCGTCTGGGTGGGGCTCCAGTACCCGCTGGCGCTGTTCGCCGGCGACTACCCGGCCGGAACGATCGTGCTGTTCGGCGGAGCCGGCGACTGGGTGCCCGGTGCGGCCGCGCTCGGCGGTAACACCGCGGGATGGATCCCGATCGTCATGGTCTATGCCGCGGTCGCGAGCGCGCTGCCGGTGTGGGTGTTGCTCCAGCCGCGCGACTACCTGTCGTCGTTCCTGCTGTACACCGGCGTCGGTGGGGCGGTCGTCGCGATCGTCGTCGGGACGTTCCTCGGAACGTCGTCCAGCCCGCTCGTCATCGACAGTTCCATCGGCGCGTTCGAGGGGTTCTGGGGCGTCGAGGCCGCCGGACTCGCGCCGCTGTTCCCGCTCCTGTTCATCACGATCGCTTGCGGGACGATCAGCGGATTCCACTCGCTGGTTTCGTCCGGGACGACCGCCAAACAGCTCGATAACGAGACTGACGCTCGGCTGATCGGATACGGCGGGATGCTCGGCGAAGGGCTCCTCGCGGCGGTCGCACTCTCGACCCTCGCAGTGGCAGGCTTCGCCGATCCCGCGGGCGGAATCGGTGCTGCGCTTCCGAACTTCGCCGAAGGGGGCGGCATCATCCTCACGAGTCTCGGCGTTTCCGAGACCGTCGGCGCCGTGTTCATGGCGCTCGTCCTCTGTAGCTTCCTGCTCACGTCGACCGACACGGCCGTCCGTCTCGGCCGATACATGATGGAAGAGATCGTCGGCACGCCGGCTGGGCGGACCGATACGGGACTGAACATGGATCCGCGCTCGATCGCACGCGGTCGGTACACGAACCCGATCGTTCAGATCGTCCCGGCGTACCTGCTCGTCGTCTCCGGCCAGTGGGTCGTCCTCTGGCAGCTCTTCGGTGGTGCGAATCAGCTGCTCGCGGCGCTGGCGCTGCTCACCGCGACCGTCTGGCTGGCCAACTGGGACGACAACAAACAACTCGTTTCGACCGGCGTCCCGATGGCGATCATGGTCACGATCACCGTCCTCGGGCTCTCGATCCTCGTGTTCTACGAGAACCTCTACCTGAATCTGATTCAGGGTGGCGCGGGGACCTTCGGCGAACAGATCTCCGCGGGCGTACAGATGGTTCTCGGGCTCGTGCTCATCGGCCTGGCGCTCGCGCTCGTCAAGTTGGGGTACGAGAACATTCGAAGCGTTCGGAGCGGACCCGAACGACCCGCGGCCGAACCGGGCGACGACTAG
- a CDS encoding deoxyribonuclease IV gives MKVGAHVSISGSRVSSDDETPPYDDVRNAVHRQRAFGGNCGQIFTTSPQVWAQPELSDEAADGFREESDEKLEGPWVIHSAYLVNLCTPKDDLRRKSKESMQAELDAAERLGIPYVNVHLGAHTGAGVEGGLDNAASLIDELDVPEGVQILIESDAGSGTKLGGEFEHLAGIIDRTETDIGICIDTAHTLVAGNDLTTPEAVDETVQRFDDEVGLEYLKYIHLNDSKHDVGTHKDEHAHIGEGYIGEDGMRAIVNHPDLRDLPFALETPTEDGRGFEWNIEKVKELRDSS, from the coding sequence ATGAAGGTCGGCGCACACGTATCCATCTCCGGCTCGCGCGTCTCTTCCGACGACGAAACGCCGCCGTACGACGACGTTCGGAACGCGGTCCACCGCCAGCGGGCGTTCGGCGGAAACTGCGGACAGATATTCACCACCTCGCCGCAGGTCTGGGCACAGCCGGAGCTCAGCGACGAGGCAGCCGACGGCTTCCGCGAGGAGAGCGACGAGAAACTCGAGGGGCCGTGGGTGATCCACTCGGCGTACCTGGTCAACCTCTGTACGCCCAAAGACGACCTCCGACGGAAGTCCAAGGAGAGTATGCAAGCGGAGCTCGACGCCGCCGAGCGGCTGGGAATCCCGTACGTCAACGTCCACCTCGGCGCGCACACGGGTGCCGGCGTCGAGGGCGGTCTCGACAACGCGGCGAGCCTGATCGACGAACTCGACGTGCCCGAGGGCGTCCAGATCCTCATCGAGTCCGACGCGGGCAGCGGGACCAAGCTGGGCGGCGAGTTCGAGCACCTCGCGGGGATCATCGACCGCACCGAGACCGATATCGGCATCTGCATCGACACCGCCCACACGCTGGTCGCCGGCAACGACCTCACGACCCCCGAAGCCGTCGACGAGACCGTCCAGCGGTTCGACGACGAGGTCGGCCTCGAGTACCTCAAATACATCCACCTCAACGACTCGAAACACGACGTCGGCACCCACAAGGACGAACACGCCCACATCGGCGAGGGCTACATCGGCGAGGACGGAATGCGCGCGATCGTGAATCATCCCGACCTGCGAGATCTCCCGTTCGCGCTCGAGACGCCGACCGAGGACGGTCGCGGCTTCGAATGGAACATCGAGAAGGTCAAAGAGCTGCGAGATTCGAGCTGA
- a CDS encoding methyltransferase domain-containing protein, producing MREFSEDYLRRTREGMWDDSREALEPLALDSRQRVLDVGCGTGELSRVLREETPDDATVVGCDVDRELLEIAADHDDPVPVVAGDALRLPFADDSFDLVVCQALLINLPDPAAAVAKFARVSTDLVAAVEPNNATVEIDSSVDREDRLERRARSAYLDGVATDVALGADARTAFEDAGLEVCETRRYDHVRTVEPPYSEMALLAARRKATGAGLADDRETMLSGRLTEAEYDDLRSAWREMGRDVIEQMEAREYRREESVPFFVTVGRVP from the coding sequence GTGCGCGAGTTCTCCGAGGACTACCTGCGCCGGACCCGCGAGGGGATGTGGGACGACTCCCGCGAGGCCCTCGAGCCCCTCGCTCTCGACTCCCGCCAGCGAGTTCTGGACGTCGGCTGCGGCACCGGCGAGCTGAGCCGCGTCCTCCGCGAGGAGACACCCGACGACGCCACCGTCGTGGGCTGTGACGTCGACCGCGAGTTGCTCGAGATCGCGGCCGATCACGACGACCCCGTTCCCGTCGTCGCCGGCGACGCGCTCCGACTGCCCTTCGCCGACGACAGCTTCGACCTCGTGGTCTGTCAGGCGCTGTTGATCAACCTACCCGATCCCGCGGCCGCCGTCGCGAAGTTCGCCCGCGTCTCGACGGATCTCGTCGCGGCGGTCGAACCGAACAACGCCACCGTCGAGATCGACTCGAGCGTCGACCGCGAGGACCGCCTCGAGCGGCGGGCCCGCAGCGCCTACCTCGACGGCGTCGCGACGGACGTCGCGCTCGGCGCCGACGCCCGAACGGCGTTCGAGGACGCCGGCCTCGAGGTGTGCGAGACGCGTCGGTACGATCACGTCCGGACGGTCGAACCGCCCTACAGCGAGATGGCGCTGCTCGCGGCCCGGCGGAAGGCGACCGGCGCGGGGCTGGCCGACGACCGCGAGACGATGCTCTCGGGGCGGCTCACCGAGGCGGAGTACGACGACCTCCGGAGCGCGTGGCGCGAGATGGGACGCGACGTGATCGAGCAGATGGAAGCGCGGGAGTACCGCCGCGAGGAATCGGTGCCGTTTTTCGTCACGGTCGGGCGGGTTCCCTGA
- a CDS encoding PRC-barrel domain-containing protein: MSEMLARNLSGKRIVGTDGKIFGRLHTVTMDPESGALLDLVVEPGDGSPATAAGRSDDDDRLWIPVDRIETVKDQIIVRSSR; this comes from the coding sequence ATGAGCGAGATGCTCGCACGAAACCTGAGCGGAAAACGCATCGTCGGAACGGACGGGAAGATCTTCGGCCGGCTCCACACCGTGACCATGGACCCCGAGTCCGGTGCGCTGCTCGACCTCGTCGTCGAACCCGGTGACGGATCCCCGGCGACGGCGGCCGGACGATCCGACGACGACGATCGACTGTGGATCCCGGTCGATCGCATCGAGACCGTGAAGGATCAGATCATCGTTCGATCGAGCCGCTGA
- a CDS encoding ABC transporter ATP-binding protein produces MAAIELEGLTKDYGEVLANDDVTFAVERGEIFGYLGPNGAGKTTTIRTLLGLLSPTAGTARVLGRDVTDEDALIEAKRRLGYLPDAPAFDETATGREVLELHAAIKGDERSAALLDLFEPPLERPVRDYSHGNVRKLGLVTTFMHDPELVILDEPTSGLDPLIQHRFAEFLREERERGVTVFFSSHVLSEVRRLCDRVGIIRNGRLVTVEPVESLLDRSGKVVRLRAAASIPREALALDGVHDLETSVVRTGSDGDDADDATAVTECAFTFTGDVNALLARLREYRLLDLSIEEAPLEDVFMRFYGDGESSAEPASGAELAERTEDD; encoded by the coding sequence ATGGCGGCGATCGAACTCGAGGGGCTCACCAAGGACTACGGCGAGGTGCTGGCCAACGACGACGTGACGTTCGCCGTCGAGCGCGGCGAGATATTCGGCTACCTCGGGCCCAACGGGGCCGGAAAGACCACGACGATCCGGACGCTGCTGGGCCTGCTCTCGCCGACGGCGGGGACGGCGCGCGTGCTCGGCCGCGACGTCACCGACGAGGACGCCCTCATCGAGGCCAAACGCCGGCTGGGCTATCTGCCGGACGCCCCCGCGTTCGACGAGACCGCGACGGGTCGCGAGGTCCTCGAGTTACACGCCGCGATCAAGGGCGACGAGCGCAGCGCGGCGTTGCTCGACCTGTTCGAGCCGCCCCTCGAGCGGCCGGTCCGTGACTACTCGCACGGCAACGTCCGCAAGCTCGGGCTCGTGACGACGTTCATGCACGATCCGGAGCTGGTGATCTTGGACGAGCCGACGAGCGGCCTCGATCCGCTGATCCAGCACCGCTTCGCCGAGTTCCTCCGCGAGGAACGCGAGCGCGGCGTCACGGTGTTCTTCTCCTCGCACGTCCTGAGCGAGGTCCGGCGGCTCTGTGACCGCGTGGGGATCATCCGGAACGGCCGCCTCGTGACCGTCGAGCCCGTCGAGTCGCTGCTCGACCGCAGCGGGAAGGTCGTTCGACTGCGCGCCGCGGCGTCGATCCCCCGCGAGGCGCTCGCGCTCGACGGCGTCCACGACCTCGAGACGAGCGTCGTTCGCACCGGCAGCGACGGTGACGATGCTGACGACGCGACGGCGGTCACCGAGTGCGCGTTCACCTTCACCGGCGACGTCAACGCGTTGCTCGCGCGCCTGCGGGAGTACCGGTTGCTCGATCTGTCGATCGAGGAGGCGCCGCTCGAGGACGTCTTCATGCGGTTCTACGGCGACGGCGAGAGCTCCGCCGAGCCGGCGTCCGGAGCGGAACTAGCCGAGCGAACGGAGGACGACTGA
- a CDS encoding ABC transporter permease subunit has protein sequence MFELARYDGRQRVRGSLYLSIAMSLLAVVVVWIYPSFSGSFDDVDEEFLRAYPEGVVQLFDIRTMASLEGFLAFELYVFGWTILLGLYLAYLGAGTIADDVERGRMDVLLSMPISRARTVAEKFASLAVPIVVVNVVTPIVVLAAATLVGEPISAADLVALHALSIPYLFACGAIGLVASVAVDRVGIAQRLALGVTFGLFMLESLLDGTDYEAIGAVAPMRYFDPNAVLLESSVDPVHAGILVAMTLVLVVVSQRWFERIDIAS, from the coding sequence ATGTTCGAACTCGCCCGCTACGACGGTCGACAGCGGGTCAGGGGCAGTCTCTATCTCTCGATCGCCATGTCGCTGCTGGCGGTCGTCGTCGTCTGGATCTATCCGTCCTTCAGCGGCTCGTTCGACGACGTCGACGAGGAGTTCCTGCGGGCCTACCCCGAAGGGGTCGTCCAGCTGTTCGACATCCGAACGATGGCCTCCCTCGAGGGCTTTCTCGCCTTCGAACTCTACGTCTTCGGCTGGACGATCCTGCTGGGGCTCTACCTGGCCTACCTGGGGGCCGGAACGATCGCTGACGACGTCGAGCGCGGCCGGATGGACGTCTTGCTGTCGATGCCGATCTCGCGGGCCCGAACCGTCGCGGAGAAGTTCGCCTCGCTGGCCGTCCCGATCGTCGTCGTCAACGTCGTCACCCCGATCGTCGTCCTCGCGGCGGCGACGCTGGTCGGCGAGCCGATTTCCGCCGCGGATCTGGTGGCGCTCCACGCCCTCTCGATTCCGTACCTCTTCGCCTGCGGCGCCATCGGGCTGGTCGCCTCCGTCGCGGTCGACCGCGTCGGGATCGCCCAGCGACTCGCCCTCGGGGTCACGTTCGGCCTCTTCATGCTCGAGTCCCTCCTGGACGGCACCGACTACGAGGCGATCGGCGCCGTCGCTCCCATGCGGTACTTCGATCCCAACGCCGTGTTGCTCGAGAGTTCGGTCGATCCCGTCCACGCCGGAATCCTGGTCGCGATGACCCTCGTCCTCGTCGTCGTCAGTCAGCGCTGGTTCGAACGGATCGATATCGCCTCGTGA
- the ribB gene encoding 3,4-dihydroxy-2-butanone-4-phosphate synthase, whose amino-acid sequence MTGHHAGPRSTADGEPNASADGGTGRTARADAVDDALESLRAGEPVLVHDAADREGETDLIYHADSVTPEAVARLRNDAGGLVCVALGHEVAEAFDLPFYGEAVDHPATGDHELGYDERSSFSLTVNHRDTYTGITDNDRSTTIRALGEAAAAPAETDFAAEFRVPGHVHLLKAAPDLLAQREGHTELGIALAEAADLPSAVVVCEMLDDETGEAMTPVDARAYADRHGFAYLEGSEVLERLG is encoded by the coding sequence ATGACGGGCCACCACGCCGGGCCGCGATCGACCGCCGACGGCGAGCCGAACGCGAGCGCCGACGGCGGCACCGGCCGGACCGCGCGGGCCGACGCCGTCGACGACGCCCTCGAGTCGCTGCGGGCCGGCGAGCCGGTACTGGTCCACGACGCGGCCGACCGCGAGGGCGAGACGGACCTGATCTACCACGCCGACAGCGTCACGCCCGAGGCCGTCGCCCGCCTGCGAAACGACGCGGGCGGCCTCGTCTGCGTCGCGCTGGGCCACGAGGTCGCCGAGGCGTTCGACCTCCCCTTCTACGGCGAGGCGGTCGACCACCCCGCGACCGGCGACCACGAACTCGGCTACGACGAGCGCTCGTCGTTCTCGCTGACGGTCAACCACCGCGACACCTACACCGGAATCACCGACAACGACCGCTCGACGACGATTCGGGCGCTGGGCGAGGCCGCCGCCGCGCCCGCGGAGACCGACTTCGCCGCGGAGTTCCGCGTCCCCGGCCACGTCCACCTGCTGAAGGCCGCGCCCGACCTGCTCGCACAGCGGGAGGGCCACACCGAACTCGGCATCGCGCTGGCCGAGGCCGCCGACCTCCCGTCGGCCGTCGTCGTCTGCGAGATGTTAGACGACGAGACCGGTGAGGCGATGACGCCCGTCGACGCCCGCGCCTACGCTGATCGGCACGGCTTCGCCTATCTCGAGGGCAGCGAGGTCCTCGAGCGACTGGGGTAA
- a CDS encoding DUF120 domain-containing protein, with amino-acid sequence MSVSAESAVGHDELAVLKLLALEGGLEGDVKISCSHLADRLEASNQTASRRLQRLESAGLLERDTVSDGQWVAITDDGEHALHAEYEDYRRIFETDSEIELDGTVTSGMGEGRHYISLPGYQRQFEDRLGYEPFPGTLNVDLRDDSVRRRGAMSSLEPVPIDGWEDEDRTYGPAVCHPATIETADGRRYETAHIIAPERTHHDEDQLEVIAPDKLREELGLEDDDHVVVYVGGRE; translated from the coding sequence ATGTCAGTCTCAGCTGAGTCCGCCGTCGGGCACGACGAACTCGCCGTGCTCAAACTGCTCGCGCTCGAGGGCGGTCTCGAGGGCGACGTGAAGATCTCCTGTTCTCACCTCGCGGATCGACTGGAGGCGTCGAACCAGACCGCATCGCGTCGGCTCCAGCGCCTCGAGAGCGCGGGCCTGCTCGAGCGCGACACGGTCAGCGACGGCCAGTGGGTGGCGATCACCGACGACGGCGAGCACGCGCTCCACGCCGAGTACGAGGACTACCGTCGCATCTTCGAGACGGACTCGGAGATCGAACTCGACGGCACCGTCACCAGCGGCATGGGCGAGGGCCGCCACTACATCTCCCTGCCGGGCTACCAGCGCCAGTTCGAGGACCGACTGGGCTACGAGCCGTTCCCCGGCACGCTGAACGTCGACCTGCGCGACGACAGCGTCCGCCGGCGCGGCGCCATGTCGTCGCTCGAGCCGGTACCGATCGACGGCTGGGAGGACGAGGACCGGACCTACGGCCCCGCGGTCTGCCATCCCGCGACGATCGAGACGGCCGACGGCCGTCGGTACGAGACCGCACACATCATCGCGCCCGAGCGGACCCACCACGACGAGGACCAGCTGGAGGTCATCGCCCCGGACAAGCTCCGCGAGGAACTCGGCCTCGAGGACGACGACCACGTCGTCGTCTACGTGGGTGGTCGCGAATGA
- a CDS encoding glycosyltransferase, whose translation MKRLVEALFGLVALTGLPYLIYLGAYYLRRPSGTPANTQPREPSVSIVLPTYNEAAIVESKLEELVELDYPMEKVEIVVVDSSDDGTAELVETFFAGRPEPELTLIREDERRGLATALNEAYAAADHEVVVKTDCDSRLAPDAVRTAVANLADPDVEAVTGRNADVIGGSEVEQSYRDIQTMIQILESHIDSTLIFHGPFSAFERDAIVPIDEDSIADDSELALKIRRNGGHVVFDPDIHYQEAAHSEFGKRREQKDRRAMGLLRLLWRQRDALGRHGNYGRVVLPFNWWFMVVSPWLVGAGLALATLGSLAVLGPAGLLTPVGILAFTALGSRDALGPLQPLYSLFDTQISLLRASLSLIRARADGDEETHDGTWSTDDELREVLQ comes from the coding sequence ATGAAGCGTCTCGTCGAGGCCCTATTCGGACTGGTTGCACTAACGGGCCTCCCGTACCTGATCTACCTGGGAGCGTACTATCTCCGGCGGCCGTCGGGCACGCCCGCGAACACGCAGCCGCGAGAGCCGTCGGTCAGCATCGTCCTGCCGACGTACAACGAGGCCGCCATCGTCGAATCGAAACTCGAGGAACTGGTCGAACTGGACTACCCGATGGAGAAGGTCGAGATCGTCGTCGTCGACTCGAGCGACGACGGCACGGCCGAATTAGTCGAGACCTTCTTCGCGGGCCGTCCGGAGCCGGAACTGACGCTCATCCGCGAGGACGAGCGGCGCGGGCTCGCGACCGCGCTGAACGAGGCCTACGCCGCCGCGGACCACGAGGTCGTCGTCAAGACCGACTGCGATTCCCGGCTGGCGCCCGACGCCGTCCGGACGGCGGTCGCGAACCTCGCCGACCCCGACGTCGAGGCGGTGACCGGCCGCAACGCCGACGTCATCGGCGGCAGCGAGGTCGAACAGAGCTATCGGGACATCCAGACGATGATCCAGATCCTCGAGTCCCACATCGACTCGACGCTGATCTTCCACGGCCCGTTCTCGGCGTTCGAGCGCGACGCCATCGTCCCGATCGACGAGGACTCGATCGCCGACGACAGCGAACTCGCCCTGAAGATCCGTCGCAACGGCGGCCACGTCGTCTTCGATCCGGACATCCACTACCAGGAGGCCGCCCACTCCGAGTTCGGCAAGCGCCGCGAGCAGAAGGACCGCCGCGCGATGGGGCTGTTGCGCCTGCTGTGGCGCCAGCGCGACGCGCTCGGCCGTCACGGTAACTACGGCCGCGTCGTCCTGCCCTTCAACTGGTGGTTCATGGTCGTCTCGCCGTGGCTCGTCGGCGCCGGCCTCGCGCTGGCGACGCTCGGCTCGCTGGCGGTCCTCGGTCCCGCCGGACTGCTCACGCCGGTCGGAATCCTCGCCTTCACGGCACTTGGCTCGCGGGACGCCCTCGGCCCGCTCCAGCCGCTGTACTCGCTGTTCGACACCCAGATCTCGCTGCTGCGCGCGAGTCTGTCCCTCATCCGGGCACGCGCCGACGGCGACGAGGAGACCCACGACGGCACCTGGTCGACCGACGACGAACTCCGGGAGGTGTTACAGTGA